From Cyprinus carpio isolate SPL01 chromosome A7, ASM1834038v1, whole genome shotgun sequence, a single genomic window includes:
- the LOC122145558 gene encoding histone H1-like produces MADTAPAAVATKAAKKKPAAKRKRTGPSVGELVVKAVSASKERSGVSLAALKKALAAGGYDVEKNNSRVKIAVKSLVTKGTLVQTKGIGASGSFKLNKKQAETKTKPAKKAAPKAKKPAAKKPAAAKKPKTTAAKKPAAKKSPKKAKKPAAKKATKSPKKAKKPATPKKAAKSPKKTKAAKSPKKIRAVKPKTAKPKAAKPKKTAAKKK; encoded by the coding sequence ATGGCAGATACCGCACCAGCAGCTGTCGCGACCAAAGCGGCCAAGAAGAAACCAGCAGCTAAACGCAAGAGAACGGGCCCAAGCGTCGGCGAGCTCGTCGTCAAGGCTGTGTCCGCATCGAAGGAGAGGAGCGGTGTGTCCCTCGCCGCCCTAAAGAAAGCGCTCGCTGCCGGTGGCTACGATGTGGAGAAGAACAATTCCCGCGTCAAGATCGCCGTCAAGAGTCTGGTGACTAAAGGCACTCTGGTCCAGACAAAAGGAATCGGCGCCTCCGGCTCGTTCAAGCTCAACAAGAAACAAGCGGAGACCAAGACCAAACCCGCCAAGAAAGCCGCTCCTAAAGCCAAGAAGCCCGCAGCCAAGAAACCTGCGGCCGCTAAGAAGCCCAAAACCACAGCAGCGAAGAAGCCCGCCGCTAAGAAATCTCCGAAGAAGGCCAAGAAACCCGCTGCTAAAAAGGCAACGAAGAGTCCCAAGAAAGCAAAGAAACCAGCGACTCCTAAGAAAGCAGCCAAGAGCCCTAAAAAGACAAAGGCAGCCAAGAGCCCTAAAAAAATCAGGGCAGTCAAACCCAAGACGGCAAAACCCAAAGCCGCCAAACCCAAAAAGACAGCAGccaaaaagaaataa
- the LOC109055580 gene encoding uncharacterized protein LOC109055580 — protein sequence MLTVEERPKPVVRVQPDGRVFRGQTVTLTCDIQDTDVTNWSYSWNKDDSEIHVSQSQEYRISSVSESHTGNYSCTGRETGGSRYSHTSDKVTLTVSGSSEAHALIIGVIAALSVTFLLIFFLALLWCCKHNKDTIWIFQHGLNVGQHAAQKLVQLLVVAHRQLQVTGDDTGLLVVPSGVSSQLQDLSGLLAAFLGVAGFFAFLGLFVAFLAAGFLAFFGDFLAAGFFAAVVLGFLAAAGFLAAGFLALGAAFLAEAPKARLTVQTETSQIFRGETVTLTCDVQGEGWRYTWQCGDKQQNSDEEEFKSTVQFKQSCKCKGCRESFCSEWSDAETLTDSWLYHEIFTDKPSVTVKPQSSVFTGDTVTLICDEGRSTEWTIYWFKDFKRIKADSETKTLREVRVSDGGRYVCSVERETTQSQGVMLTVEERPKPVVRVQPDGRVFRGQTVTLTCDIQDTDVTNWSYSWNKDDSEIHVSQSQEYRISSVSESHTGNYSCTGRETGGSRYSHSSDKVTLTVSGECVYICSHHI from the exons AGAGACCCAAGCCTGTAGTGCGTGTCCAGCCTGATGGACGTGTGTTCAGAGGACAGACAGTCACTCTCACATGTGACATACAGGACACAGACGTCACCAACTGGAGCTACAGCTGGAATAAAGATGATTCAGAGATTCATGTCAGTCAATCTCAGGAATACCGAATCAGTTCTGTTAGTGAATCTCACACAGGTAATTACAGCTGTACTGgaagagaaacaggaggatcacgATACTCCCACACCAGTGATAAAGTTACACTGACCGTATCAG gATCTTCAGAAGCTCATGCTCTGATAATTGGAGTGATTGCAGCACTGAGTGTCACATTTCTGCTCATTTTCTTTCTGGCCTTGCTGTGGTGCTGCAAACACAACAAAG acaCTATATGGATCTTC CAGCACGGCCTGAATGTTGGGCAGCACGCCGCCCAGAAGCTTGTTCAGCTCCTCGTCGTTGCGCACCGCCAGCTGCAGGTGACGGGGGATGATACGGGTCTTCTTGTTGTCCCGAGCGGCGTTTCCAGCCAACTCCAGGATCTCAGCG GGCTCTTGGCTGCTTTCTTAGGAGTCGCTGGTTTCTTTGCTTTCTTGGGACTCTTCGTTGCCTTTTTAGCAGCGGGTTTCTTGGCCTTCTTCGGAGATTTCTTAGCGGCGGGCTTCTTCGCTGCTGTGGTTTTGGGCTTCTTAGCGGCCGCAGGTTTCTTGGCTGCGGGCTTCTTGGCTTTAGGAGCGGCTTTCTTGGCGG AGGCACCTAAAGCTCGTCTGACTGTTCAGACAGAAACATCACAGATATTCAGAGGAGAGACTGTCACTCTCACATGTGACGTACAGGGGGAAGGTTGGAGATACACATGGCAGTGTGGAGATAAACAGCAAAACTCTGATGAGGAAGAGTTCAAGAGCACTGTACAGTTCAAACAGTCATGCAAGTGTAAAGGCTGCAGAGAATCATTCTGCTCTGAATGGAGTGATGCTGAGACGCTGACTGATTCGT GGTTGTATCATGAAATATTTACAGACAAGCCCAGTGTAACTGTAAAGCCCCAGAGTTCAGTGTTCACTGGAGACACAGTTACTCTGATCTGTGATGAGGGACGGTCAACTGAATGGACAATTTACTGGTTCAAAGACTTTAAGAGAATAAAAGCTGATtctgaaacaaaaacactgagagaAGTGAGAGTCTCTGATGGAGGAAGATATGTGTGTTCTGTGGAAAGAGAGACCACACAAAGTCAAGGAGTCATGCTAACAGTAGAAG AGAGACCCAAGCCTGTAGTGCGTGTCCAGCCTGATGGACGTGTGTTCAGAGGACAGACAGTCACTCTCACATGTGACATACAGGACACAGATGTCACCAACTGGAGCTACAGCTGGAATAAAGATGATTCAGAGATTCATGTCAGTCAATCTCAGGAATACCGAATCAGTTCTGTTAGTGAATCTCACACAGGTAATTACAGCTGTACTGgaagagaaacaggaggatcacgATACTCACACAGCAGTGATAAAGTTACACTGACCGTATCAGGTGAGTGTGTTTATATCTGTTCACATcacatataa
- the LOC109055589 gene encoding histone H2A-like — translation MSGRGKTGGKARAKAKTRSSRAGLQFPVGRVHRLLRKGNYAERVGAGAPVYLAAVLEYLTAEILELAGNAARDNKKTRIIPRHLQLAVRNDEELNKLLGGVLPNIQAVLLPKKTEKPAKTK, via the coding sequence ATGAGTGGAAGAGGCAAAACCGGTGGAAAGGCTCGCGCTAAGGCCAAGACTCGCTCCTCAAGAGCTGGATTGCAGTTCCCCGTCGGTCGTGTTCACAGGCTTCTCCGCAAAGGTAACTATGCCGAGCGCGTCGGTGCCGGTGCTCCGGTGTATTTGGCCGCTGTGCTCGAGTATCTCACCGCTGAGATCCTGGAGTTGGCTGGAAACGCCGCTCGGGACAACAAGAAGACCCGTATCATCCCCCGTCACCTGCAGCTGGCGGTGCGCAACGACGAGGAGCTGAACAAGCTTCTGGGCGGCGTGCTGCCCAACATTCAGGCCGTGCTGCTGCCCAAGAAAACCGAGAAACCAGCCAAGACCAAGTAA
- the LOC109109242 gene encoding uncharacterized protein LOC109109242, with amino-acid sequence MKLILWWIFCFSLGFVADCQENHYGLKGSSIRLSINPRNQSHRLTKVRWHRFNRKEMLTDSDEVSPHFKKRMSLNISDWSLTIHNLEENDSGLYEALEKWQQETLAAFTLSVENTVSEPVIKVSQYDFNSSAGLCQATVNCSVDGSWAVFDCDQGVCAKTQASPSSINITVNATDNIQCHVSNHVSKNHSQASEVMCHEKLQSDSHSPPSLSASNIVTIGVGVLLVLFMGFIVVFVKRRKCSKVHPQSRHIVIQQHHETIYSTVEKPAASQTSPRNNTISNKVETIYDTPSRHTKACQVDSVEVMRDNQEQQQSGPDRTIKVKATVHQAAEPDSEPINTVYCKLGEI; translated from the exons ATGAAACTCATTCTGTGGTGGATTTTTTGCTTTAGTTTAG GTTTTGTCGCTGATTGCCAGGAGAATCATTATGGATTGAAAGGAAGCTCAATCCGACTGAGCATCAATCCCAGAAATCAGTCACATCGGCTAACTAAAGTTAGATGGCACCGATTCAACAGGAAAGAGATGCTGACAGACTCAGACGAAGTTTCCCCTCATTTTAAGAAAAGAATGAGCTTAAACATCTCAGACTGGTCTTTGACCATACACAACCTTGAGGAAAACGACAGTGGACTTTATGAGGCCCTTGAGAAGTGGCAGCAAGAAACTCTGGCTGCATTCACACTTTCAGTGGAGA ACACTGTCTCTGAGCCTGTAATCAAAGTGAGTCAATACGACTTCAATTCATCTGCTGGACTGTGTCAGGCCACAGTAAACTGTTCGGTTGATGGCAGCTGGGCCGTGTTTGACTGCGACCAAGGTGTCTGTGCAAAGACACAAGCCTCTCCATCCTCCATTAACATCACTGTGAATGCAACGGACAACATCCAGTGCCACGTCAGCAACCACGTGAGCAAGAATCATTCTCAGGCTTCCGAAGTTATGT GCCATGAAAAGCTGCAAAGTGATTCGCACTCTCCACCGTCACTCAGCGCTTCGAACATTGTCACCATTGGTGTtggtgttttattggttttgtttatgGGTTTCATTGTAGTATTTGTCAAGAGAAGAAAGTGTTCAAAAGTTCATCCGCAG TCCAGACATATTGTGATTCAACAGCATCATGAGACAATCTACAGCACAGTGGAAAAGCCGGCCGCATCCCAGACATCTCCAAGAAACAACACCATCAGCAACAAAGTAGAAACCATCTATGATACTCCATCACGACAT ACCAAGGCTTGTCAAGTAGACAGTGTGGAGGTGATGAGAGACAATCAGGAGCAACAGCAATCTGGACCGGACAGAACTATTAAAGTAAAAGCTACAGTTCACCAGGCAGCAGAACCCGATTCAGAACCAATAAACACAGTTTACTGCAAACTGGGAGAGATATGA